In Luteipulveratus mongoliensis, the DNA window CGCTCATCGAACTTGTCAGCGACCAGCGCGGAGTCACGGTCCAGGCCGAGCGTCAGCTGAGTCATGTCGTTCGACCCGATCGAGAACCCGTCGAAGTGCTCGAGGAACGCGTCGGCGTTGACCGCGTTGGACGGGATCTCGCACATCATCACGACCTGCAGGCCGTTCTCACCGCGCTTCAGGCCGTGCTGCGCCAGCAGGTCGATGACGCCTTCGGCCTCCCCCACTGTGCGCACGAACGGGATCATCACCTTGACGTTGGTGAGGCCCATCTCGTCGCGGACGTGGCGCAGGGCCGCGCACTCCATCGCGAAGCACTCCGCGAAGGCCTCCGAGAGGTAGCGCGACGCACCGCGGTACCCGATCATCGGGTTCTCCTCGTGGGGCTCGTAGCGCGGGCCGCCGATGAGGTTGGCGTACTCGTTGGACTTGAAGTCCGACATACGCACGATGACCGGCTCCGGCGCGAACGCTGCTGCCAGCATGGCGATGCCCTCCGCGACGCGCTTGACGAAGAACTCGCGCGGACCGTCGTACGCGGCGGTGAGAGCCTCGATCTGCGCCTTCAGCCCGGCGTCGAGGTCGGCGCCTCCGGCCTCGAGCTCGAGCAGCGCCTTCGGGTGGATCCCGATCTGGCGGTTGATGATGAACTCCAGTCGGGCCAGGCCGATGCCATGGTTCGGCAGGCGGGAGAACTCGAACGCCTGCTCCGGCGTCCCGACGTTCATCATGACCTTGACCGGGACCTCGGGCATCTTGTCGAGCTCGGTGCGGTTGACCTCGAAGTCGAGCAGGCCGTCGTAGACCAGGCCGGTGTCGCCCTCGGCACAAGAGACGGTGACCTCGGCGCCGTCCTTGAGCACTTCGGTGGCGTCGGCCGTCCCGACGACGGCCGGGATGCCCAGCTCACGCGCGATGATCGCCGCGTGGCACGTACGGCCGCCCCGGTTGGTGACGATGGCGCTGGCGCGCTTCATGATCGGCTCCCAGTCGGGGTCCGTCATGTCCGCGACCAGCACCTCGCCCGGGACGAACTCGTGCATCTGGTCGATGTCGGTGAGTCGGCGCACAGCGCCCGCGCCGATCTTCTGACCGATGGCGCGCCCCTCGACGAGGACCTCGCCGCGCTCCTTGCCCATGACGTAACGCTCGAGCGTCGAGCCGACCTGCCGCGACTTCACGGTCTCCGGGCGCGCCTGCAGGACGTAGAGCCGGCCGTCGTCGCCGTCCTTGCCCCACTCGATGTCCATCGGGCGGCCGTAGTGCTGCTCGATCTTGACCGCGTGCCTTGCGAGCTCGGTGACCTCCTCGTCGGTGAGGCTGAGGCGACCGCGCTCGGCATCGTCGACCGGGACGAACTCGACGGTCTTACCGACCGACGCGTCGGAGGTGTAGATCATCTTGGTGGCTTTGCTGCCGACGCCACGCTTGAGGATGGCGGGGCGGTCGGCCTTCAGCGCCGGCTTGTAGACGTAGAACTCGTCGGGGTTGACCGCACCCTGGACGACCGCCTCACCCAGCCCGTAGCTGGAGGTGATGAAGACCGAGTCCTCGAAGCCGGACTCGGTGTCGATCGTGAACATGACGCCCGAGGCACCGATGTCGGAGCGCACCATGCGCTGCACGCCCGCGCTCAGCGCGACGACGTCGTGGGCGAAGTTGCTGTGCACGCGGTAGGAGATCGCCCGGTCGTTGTAGAGCGAGGCGAAGACGAGCTTGATCGC includes these proteins:
- the ppsA gene encoding phosphoenolpyruvate synthase, whose product is MSSNVEWFKDLGLGDVERVGGKNASLGEMVQHLSKAGVRVPDGFATTAEAYRRFLAHDDLAGSINAQLDALDVDDVQELARVGRGIRESIESHPFPADLEDEIRSSYERLVGEQGEQVSWAVRSSATAEDLPDASFAGQQETFLNVRGIDNILHAIKLVFASLYNDRAISYRVHSNFAHDVVALSAGVQRMVRSDIGASGVMFTIDTESGFEDSVFITSSYGLGEAVVQGAVNPDEFYVYKPALKADRPAILKRGVGSKATKMIYTSDASVGKTVEFVPVDDAERGRLSLTDEEVTELARHAVKIEQHYGRPMDIEWGKDGDDGRLYVLQARPETVKSRQVGSTLERYVMGKERGEVLVEGRAIGQKIGAGAVRRLTDIDQMHEFVPGEVLVADMTDPDWEPIMKRASAIVTNRGGRTCHAAIIARELGIPAVVGTADATEVLKDGAEVTVSCAEGDTGLVYDGLLDFEVNRTELDKMPEVPVKVMMNVGTPEQAFEFSRLPNHGIGLARLEFIINRQIGIHPKALLELEAGGADLDAGLKAQIEALTAAYDGPREFFVKRVAEGIAMLAAAFAPEPVIVRMSDFKSNEYANLIGGPRYEPHEENPMIGYRGASRYLSEAFAECFAMECAALRHVRDEMGLTNVKVMIPFVRTVGEAEGVIDLLAQHGLKRGENGLQVVMMCEIPSNAVNADAFLEHFDGFSIGSNDMTQLTLGLDRDSALVADKFDERDPAVKKMLSMAIEACRKQGKYVGICGQGPSDHPDLADWLVEQGIESISLNPDTVVETWLRLAKRGEA